From the genome of Anaerolineae bacterium, one region includes:
- a CDS encoding nitroreductase family deazaflavin-dependent oxidoreductase: MSASDAVPRLPNPPRGWKAIPWRLPIWIYRLGLGGLLGRRFLLLHHIGCKTGKRRQNVLEVICYDPHGPTFYVASGFGRRSHWFRNILAHPEVEIQVGWRRYRAVAEVLDPEQAAEILQAYAQKHPIAFRELARLIGILVPQDEEAFRRLAQAMPVVAFRVQ; encoded by the coding sequence ATGAGCGCTTCGGATGCCGTACCCCGACTGCCCAACCCACCCCGAGGGTGGAAAGCCATCCCCTGGCGACTGCCTATCTGGATTTACCGCCTGGGCCTGGGCGGTCTGCTCGGGCGCCGGTTCTTGCTGCTCCATCACATCGGCTGCAAGACGGGCAAACGGCGCCAAAACGTGCTGGAAGTCATCTGCTATGACCCCCATGGCCCCACTTTCTATGTGGCCTCGGGCTTTGGCCGCCGCTCCCACTGGTTCCGCAACATCCTGGCCCATCCGGAGGTGGAGATTCAAGTCGGCTGGCGGCGCTACCGAGCCGTGGCCGAGGTCTTGGATCCCGAACAGGCTGCTGAGATTTTGCAGGCCTATGCCCAAAAACACCCCATCGCCTTTCGGGAACTGGCGCGCCTGATAGGGATTCTCGTACCCCAGGATGAAGAAGCGTTTCGCCGCCTGGCCCAGGCCATGCCCGTGGTGGCCTTTCGCGTCCAATGA
- a CDS encoding biotin/lipoyl-binding protein — protein sequence MRRTAFLAWIASLFVLFTLSACANNAASTPLTASGYLEAYRYHLSAEVPGTVAEVLVQEGQTVQAGAPLLRLRFSDVETALQSPQAALQRAQAQVRLAQI from the coding sequence ATGCGCCGCACCGCATTCCTCGCCTGGATCGCCTCTCTATTCGTTCTGTTCACCCTGTCCGCCTGCGCCAACAACGCGGCCTCCACGCCGCTGACCGCCTCTGGCTACCTGGAAGCGTACCGCTACCACTTGAGCGCTGAGGTTCCCGGCACGGTGGCCGAAGTGCTGGTGCAGGAAGGGCAAACCGTGCAGGCCGGCGCCCCCTTGCTGCGCCTGCGCTTCTCTGATGTGGAAACCGCCTTGCAAAGCCCCCAGGCGGCCCTTCAGCGGGCCCAGGCCCAGGTGCGCCTGGCGCAGATATAG
- a CDS encoding efflux RND transporter periplasmic adaptor subunit: protein MVQPGIPLVLLDAAQVLEVVVHIPAARLEEVQVRQKVRVSVDAYPGETFRGRVVRIADQALFTPSEVLSRKARVKRVFAVTIRLEEGLDRLHPGRPADVTFGL, encoded by the coding sequence GTGGTGCAACCGGGCATCCCCTTGGTGCTGCTGGACGCGGCCCAGGTGCTGGAAGTGGTGGTGCACATCCCGGCGGCGCGGCTGGAGGAGGTGCAAGTAAGGCAAAAGGTCCGGGTGAGCGTGGACGCTTACCCCGGCGAAACCTTCCGGGGTCGGGTGGTGCGCATCGCCGACCAGGCTCTGTTCACCCCCAGCGAAGTCCTGAGCCGGAAAGCGCGAGTCAAGCGCGTCTTCGCCGTCACCATCCGGCTGGAAGAAGGCCTCGACCGTCTTCACCCCGGTAGACCCGCCGATGTGACCTTTGGGCTGTGA
- a CDS encoding class I SAM-dependent methyltransferase, producing MSGYDPIAPIYDRYWGAFSVRRFLPVLERWLLPNPSPEAWVLDLGCGTEALAQVLTQRGCRVLGINLSPSMIRQAYERLPAGRALVADMRALPLASRFHAVYAVFASLNHLLTPEHLNAAFQSVARTLRPGGWFLFDLNTEDDYHQR from the coding sequence ATGAGCGGGTACGACCCTATTGCTCCCATTTACGATCGCTATTGGGGCGCGTTTTCCGTGCGCCGCTTCCTCCCCGTGCTGGAACGCTGGTTGCTGCCCAACCCGTCTCCTGAAGCCTGGGTGCTCGACCTGGGCTGCGGCACAGAGGCCCTGGCCCAAGTGCTCACCCAGCGGGGTTGCCGTGTGCTGGGCATCAACCTTTCACCAAGCATGATCCGCCAGGCGTACGAGCGACTTCCCGCCGGTCGCGCCCTGGTGGCGGACATGCGCGCCTTGCCCCTGGCGTCGCGCTTCCACGCCGTGTATGCCGTCTTCGCCAGCCTCAACCACCTACTCACCCCTGAGCACCTGAACGCCGCCTTCCAAAGCGTGGCCCGGACCTTGCGCCCCGGCGGCTGGTTTCTGTTCGACCTCAACACCGAAGACGACTATCACCAACGCTAG
- the mutM gene encoding DNA-formamidopyrimidine glycosylase yields MPELPEVETIARALRQGGRGAAPVLGARIIAVQVLWPRSVAEPSPAGLATQVVDATVAGVARRGKYLSLRLTRLPITRHLVIHLRMSGDLTVLPPEAPAPRHARVLFALHDGRRLVFNDPRKFGRLWLLPDPTPLFAPLGPEPFDENLTPTAFHQRLQRHRRRLKPLLMDQRFLAGLGNIYADEALFLACLHPLIPAKALSEKQAATLLQAIRQVLREGIARNGTSIDWMYQGGNYQRYLRAYGRTGQPCPRCGTPIARIRVAQRSAHFCPVCQPPPED; encoded by the coding sequence ATGCCCGAACTGCCCGAGGTGGAGACCATCGCCCGCGCGCTGCGGCAAGGAGGCCGCGGGGCGGCGCCGGTGTTAGGCGCGCGCATCATCGCCGTCCAGGTGCTGTGGCCGCGCAGCGTGGCCGAGCCATCCCCCGCCGGGTTGGCAACGCAGGTCGTGGACGCCACGGTGGCCGGGGTGGCCCGACGCGGCAAGTATCTCAGCCTCCGCCTGACCCGCCTGCCCATCACGCGACACCTGGTAATCCACCTGCGCATGAGCGGCGACCTGACCGTGCTCCCGCCAGAAGCCCCCGCTCCGCGCCACGCCCGCGTGCTGTTTGCGCTGCACGACGGACGCAGGCTGGTCTTCAACGACCCGCGCAAATTTGGCCGCCTCTGGCTGCTCCCCGACCCCACGCCCCTTTTCGCCCCTTTGGGGCCGGAACCTTTCGATGAGAACCTGACCCCGACCGCCTTCCACCAACGCCTTCAACGGCACCGCCGCCGCCTCAAGCCGCTGCTCATGGACCAGAGGTTCCTGGCCGGCTTGGGCAACATCTACGCCGATGAAGCCCTTTTCCTGGCCTGCCTCCATCCCCTCATCCCGGCCAAGGCCCTCTCGGAGAAGCAGGCGGCCACGCTGCTGCAGGCCATCCGCCAGGTGCTGCGCGAAGGCATCGCCCGCAACGGCACCAGCATCGACTGGATGTACCAGGGCGGCAACTACCAGCGTTACCTGCGTGCCTATGGCCGCACCGGTCAACCCTGCCCGCGCTGCGGCACGCCCATCGCCCGCATTCGCGTGGCCCAGCGCAGCGCCCACTTTTGCCCTGTTTGTCAACCGCCACCGGAAGATTGA
- a CDS encoding ABC transporter permease: MDFAHRPAFAYRAIRQVSRTPALRWGFSLGVTLGLWWFVAWAAHLPPFILPTPDRVARRAWVAIQSGVLVRHTAYTLLEVLSGLALGLLTAVLLGYLLSRSRTLEQLLSPYIVASQSIPIVAIAPLLIIWFGSGLLSKVLIGALIVFFPMLVNTLVGLHHVPTELRDLMRSLGATSWQTLRYLEVPAALPVVLGGLRISATLSVIGAVVGEFVAADRGLGFLINLARGRYDTPMVFVAVLTLIGMALALYGLAVALERRLLSWQRHDASRAL, from the coding sequence ATGGATTTCGCCCACCGGCCTGCCTTCGCCTATCGTGCCATCCGTCAAGTGAGCCGCACCCCTGCTTTGCGGTGGGGGTTTTCCCTGGGCGTTACCCTGGGCCTGTGGTGGTTCGTGGCCTGGGCCGCCCACCTGCCGCCCTTCATTCTGCCCACGCCCGACCGGGTCGCGCGCCGCGCGTGGGTGGCCATCCAAAGCGGGGTGCTGGTACGCCATACCGCCTACACCCTTCTCGAGGTGCTCTCTGGGCTGGCCCTGGGCCTGTTGACCGCCGTGCTCCTGGGCTACCTACTCTCGCGGTCCCGCACCCTGGAACAACTGCTCTCGCCGTACATCGTGGCCAGCCAATCCATCCCCATCGTGGCCATTGCCCCGCTGCTCATCATCTGGTTCGGCAGCGGGCTGCTCTCCAAAGTGCTCATCGGCGCCCTTATCGTCTTCTTCCCCATGCTGGTGAACACGCTGGTGGGGTTGCACCATGTGCCTACCGAACTGCGCGATCTGATGCGCTCCTTAGGCGCCACCTCCTGGCAGACCCTGCGCTACCTGGAAGTCCCCGCCGCACTGCCCGTGGTTCTGGGCGGCCTGCGCATCAGTGCCACATTGTCCGTCATCGGTGCCGTGGTGGGTGAATTCGTCGCCGCGGACCGGGGCCTGGGCTTCCTCATCAACCTGGCCCGTGGACGCTACGATACGCCCATGGTTTTCGTGGCCGTGCTCACTTTGATCGGCATGGCGCTGGCTCTTTACGGGCTGGCCGTGGCCCTGGAGCGCCGCCTGCTTTCCTGGCAGCGCCACGACGCCTCGCGGGCGCTCTGA
- a CDS encoding ABC transporter substrate-binding protein — MRQTMLLVTLSMLLFLAACGNQAPAPQATSTLPVATASPVASQAASAPDLTTIRLPMGYIPNIQYAPFYVAVAKGYYAGAGFKIEFDYSFETDGVALVGANELPFAIVSGEQVLMARAQGLPVTYVMAWWQEYPVAIIARASLGLKSPADLKGRQIGLPGLFGANYIGLIATLHQVGLSEDQVTLESIGFHQVEAFASGQQDIVVGYITNEPIQLRRQGYEVTVFPVADYVRLASNGILTNETMLREHPDVVRRFIQATLKGLQDTIANPDEAYEISKAFVEDLAQADRDTQMEILRTAIHYWQAEGRSLGTSEPKAWENMQQVLLAMGLIPQEQDLTQAFTNQFIQP, encoded by the coding sequence ATGCGCCAAACCATGCTCCTCGTTACCCTGTCTATGCTGCTCTTCCTCGCCGCCTGCGGGAACCAAGCCCCTGCCCCGCAGGCCACCTCCACCCTACCGGTCGCCACGGCGTCCCCGGTCGCTTCCCAAGCTGCCTCAGCCCCTGATCTCACCACCATTCGTTTACCCATGGGGTATATCCCCAACATCCAGTACGCCCCCTTCTATGTCGCCGTGGCTAAGGGCTACTACGCCGGGGCCGGTTTCAAGATTGAGTTCGACTACAGTTTCGAGACCGATGGCGTGGCCCTGGTGGGGGCCAACGAACTGCCCTTCGCCATCGTTTCCGGCGAGCAGGTGCTCATGGCCCGCGCACAGGGGCTTCCCGTCACCTATGTCATGGCCTGGTGGCAGGAATACCCTGTGGCCATCATCGCCCGCGCCAGCCTGGGGTTGAAATCCCCGGCCGACCTCAAAGGCCGCCAGATTGGCCTGCCGGGGCTTTTCGGCGCCAACTACATCGGCCTCATCGCCACCCTGCATCAGGTGGGCCTGAGCGAGGACCAAGTCACGCTGGAATCCATCGGCTTTCATCAGGTCGAAGCCTTCGCCAGCGGCCAGCAGGACATCGTGGTAGGGTACATCACCAACGAGCCCATCCAACTGCGCCGCCAGGGCTACGAAGTGACGGTCTTCCCCGTGGCCGATTATGTGCGGCTGGCCTCCAACGGCATCCTGACCAACGAAACCATGCTGCGCGAGCACCCCGATGTGGTGCGGCGCTTCATCCAGGCCACCCTCAAAGGTCTGCAAGACACCATCGCCAACCCGGACGAGGCCTACGAGATTTCCAAAGCCTTTGTGGAAGATCTGGCCCAGGCCGACCGCGATACGCAAATGGAAATCCTGCGCACGGCCATCCACTACTGGCAGGCGGAAGGCCGTTCCCTGGGTACTTCAGAACCCAAGGCGTGGGAGAACATGCAGCAGGTGCTGCTGGCCATGGGCCTGATCCCTCAGGAACAAGACCTCACCCAGGCGTTCACCAACCAGTTCATCCAACCCTGA